TAGCTGGAAGATCTATGTTAAGGATGGAATCATCACGTCTGAAACCCAACAAACAGACTATCCAACAACAGGAGATGATTTCCCTGAATACGAGCCAAGAGGATGTCCTCGGGGAGCAAGTTTTTCTTGGTACACGTATAGTCCCGTAAGAGTTAAGTATCCGTATGTTCGTGGTGATTTATATGACCTTTGGAAAGAAGAACGGAAGAATGGCTTTGACCCTGTTACTGCCTGGGAAAACATTGCAGGAAATCCAGAAAAGCGAACTAAGTACGTCAGTGCTCGCGGGAAAGGTGGATTTGTAAGAGCGAATTGGAAAGATGCGCAGGAAATGATTGCAAGTGCATCTATCTATACGATCAAAAAATTTGGTCCAGATCGTATCGCAGGATTCAGTCCGATTCCAGCCATGTCAATGGTTAGTTATGCTGCGGGTTCTCGTTTCCTTTCCTTGATAGGGGGAACGATTCTTAGCTTTTATGATTGGTATGCGGATCTTCCACCAGCTTCACCACAAGTATGGGGGGAGCAAACGGATGTTCCGGAGAGCGCAGATTGGTATAATACTAAATACTTTATAATTTGGGGAACCAATTTACCACAAACACGGACCCCAGATGCGCACTTTATGGTGGAAGCACGATATAACGGTACAAAGGTCATAGGTGTAAGTCCTGATTATGCAGAGCTCGATAAGTTTGCTGATCTATGGCTGCCTGCAAAGGCTGGAACAGATGCTGCCCTTGCTATGGCGATGACTCATGTTATTTTAAAAGAATTTTATGTTGATAAAGAAACCCCTTATTTCACACAATATGTAAAAAAATTCACGGACCTACCATTTTTAGTGACATTGAATGAAACACAAGATGGATATCGTTCAAATACTTTTTTAAGAGCATCGGACATCTTAGATGACAAAAAGCTTGGTGAGTGGAAGACACTAGTTTGGGATGAACAAACAAACGCACTTGCAGTACCTAATGGGAGTCAAGGTTTCCGTTGGGACGGCGAGAGCAAGTGGAATCTTGAATTGAAAAATGAAGATGGAACAGAGATCGATCCAATATTAAGCTTTGTTGATGTTGCAGATGAAAATGTGATGGTCCATTTTCCTTACTTTGCATTAAAAACGGGTTCAATTGTGAAACGGTCTGTTCCTGTGAAACATTTGAAAGATAAAGATGGAAATCTTATCAAAGTGACTACTGTTTTTGACTTACTGTTGTCACATACAGGTGTGAATCGAAATTTACCAGGGGATTTTCCAATAAATTATAATGACCAAAATCAACCTTATACTCCAGCATGGCAAGAGAGTATTACCGGGGTTAATCGTGCACACGTTATTCAAGTGGCCCGAGAATTTGCTGATAATGCGGCACGCACTAACGGGAAATCGATGATTGCAATGGGTGGTGGAACAAATCACTGGTACCATAGTGATCAAATTTACCGTGCTATTCTAAATCTTGTTTTATTAACAGGTTCTCAAGGCGTGAATGGTGGAGGCTGGGCCCATTATGTTGGACAAGAAAAAGTCCGTCCACTTGAAGGATGGCAGCAAGTTGCCTTTGCAAATGACTGGTTAAAGCCACAGCGTTTGCAAAACGGAACCTCTTTTTTCTATTTTGTAACAGATCAATTTCGCTATGAGGTGAAGTTGGATGAAGAACAAATGGACTGGGGTGGAAGATTCAATAAAATGCATCCAGCAGATGTAAATGCTTTAGCAGCGAGGCTTGGTTGGTTACCATCTTTTCCTCAATTTTCCCAAAATTCAGTTGATCTCGTTACAGAAGCAAGGGAAAAAGGTGCAACCGATCAACAAGAAGTAATCGATTATATTGTTAAGCAGATTAAAGACGAAAAAATCGAATGGGCGATTGAAAATCCGGACGACCCAAGAAATTTCCCTCGAGTTTTCTTTAACTGGCGGTCAAATTTACTTGGTGATAGCGGTAAAGGGCATGAATATTTCACCAAACATTTAGTTGGTGCAGATGATCAAATTTTAGGAGATACGGAAAATTCCTGGAAGCCAGAGACAGTAAAGGCAGAAGGCGAGCCACCAACTGGAAAAGTAGATCTTTTAGTAAGCATTGATTTTCGAATGACTAGCTCAGGTTTGCTTTCCGATATTGTTCTACCTGCTGCAACCTGGTATGAAAAGTATGATATTAGCAGCACGGACATGCATCCATTTATTCATCCATTTAATGCGGCTATTTCACCTCCATGGGAAGCAAAAAGTGATTGGAATACATTCCGTGAACTCAGTAAAGTGTTCTCAGAACTGGCAGAAACGCATTTGCCTGCATGTGAAGATTTAATGATGACACCACTTGCGCATGACACCATAGATGAAATTGCCCAGCCTAGAGGAATCGTAAAGGATTGGCGTGATGGCGAAATTGAAGCCATTCCAGGGAAGACCATGCCAAAC
The Neobacillus sp. PS3-40 genome window above contains:
- a CDS encoding nitrate reductase subunit alpha, whose amino-acid sequence is MGNKKNKLFQTLKHLKQGTRINDGWTEESPRPRDSEELYRRRWQHDKVVRSTHGVNCTGSCSWKIYVKDGIITSETQQTDYPTTGDDFPEYEPRGCPRGASFSWYTYSPVRVKYPYVRGDLYDLWKEERKNGFDPVTAWENIAGNPEKRTKYVSARGKGGFVRANWKDAQEMIASASIYTIKKFGPDRIAGFSPIPAMSMVSYAAGSRFLSLIGGTILSFYDWYADLPPASPQVWGEQTDVPESADWYNTKYFIIWGTNLPQTRTPDAHFMVEARYNGTKVIGVSPDYAELDKFADLWLPAKAGTDAALAMAMTHVILKEFYVDKETPYFTQYVKKFTDLPFLVTLNETQDGYRSNTFLRASDILDDKKLGEWKTLVWDEQTNALAVPNGSQGFRWDGESKWNLELKNEDGTEIDPILSFVDVADENVMVHFPYFALKTGSIVKRSVPVKHLKDKDGNLIKVTTVFDLLLSHTGVNRNLPGDFPINYNDQNQPYTPAWQESITGVNRAHVIQVAREFADNAARTNGKSMIAMGGGTNHWYHSDQIYRAILNLVLLTGSQGVNGGGWAHYVGQEKVRPLEGWQQVAFANDWLKPQRLQNGTSFFYFVTDQFRYEVKLDEEQMDWGGRFNKMHPADVNALAARLGWLPSFPQFSQNSVDLVTEAREKGATDQQEVIDYIVKQIKDEKIEWAIENPDDPRNFPRVFFNWRSNLLGDSGKGHEYFTKHLVGADDQILGDTENSWKPETVKAEGEPPTGKVDLLVSIDFRMTSSGLLSDIVLPAATWYEKYDISSTDMHPFIHPFNAAISPPWEAKSDWNTFRELSKVFSELAETHLPACEDLMMTPLAHDTIDEIAQPRGIVKDWRDGEIEAIPGKTMPNFQIVTRDYPNLYQQMTTLGPLIKKGYGSKGVKIPGEKVYDELLSKLGGSKRDGIGKGNPDLYSDKQAIEAILLMSGATNGKRAVAGWKSLEEKTGQKLEGIAAGHEETAYTLNDITAQPRQAISTPVWSGLEKDGRRYSPFTVNTEYNIPWRTLTGRQSFYLDHEVMLDFGEGLPLYLPPLAHGPFIKGEKEVENTGKSITIRYLTPHQKWGIHTMFTDTTNMSTLFRGWQTVWMNENDGASIGLKDNDWIEVYNRNGAIAARVVLTYRIPRGMAYMYHAQDRTLGVPATTVSKKRGGTHNSVTRISLKPTHMIGGYSQLSYGFNYYGPTGHQRDTIAIIRPLKEVNWLED